The following is a genomic window from Candidatus Polarisedimenticolaceae bacterium.
GATCCCGGACCGGGTGCGCATGGATTCCCGATTCTCGGGGCGCGGCCTCTCGACGGGACTCGAGGCCCGGATGCCGTTCTTCAAGGACCGCTTCACGGTCGAGGCCTCGGTCAACGTGAGCGTGCTGCGGGGCGACAAGGAATCGAACTACAACTCGATCACCTCCGCGTACATCTGGAACTCCGACAACGGACTGATCTACCTCGACAAGGACCTGCTTCTCGACCCCACGATCACCGGCGACGCGGCGATCCTCCAGCGGATCTTCCAGTCCGAGTTCCCCGTCTACGCCTCCGATCCGGGATCGTCGGGGTCCGCGTTCGTCTACGAGGCCGGCCTGGGCTTCCGCGCCCGGGTCTGGAAGACCCTCGAGGTCACCGGAGGTTTTCGCACCGCCCGCTACGACGACATCCTCGACGAGCTGCGTCCCGCGGACCTCACCGTCGTGGGCACCGTCGTGGTGCCCGGGATCCAGCGGAGCAGCCGCTCGCTGACGTACGAGGGGTTCTATTTCGGAGCCTGCTTCACGTACTGAACTCGAGAGGACCGATGCCGCTCGAAGCCAACGACGTCCTCGCGGCGCTCTCCCGCGTCCGCTACCCGGGCTTCACGCGGGACATCGTCTCGTTCGGCGTGGTCAAGGACCTCCGTGTGGAAGGAGGCGACGTCGCCTTCCGCGTGGAGCTCGGCCCGGGGAACCCCGCCGTCGCCGCGGCGATCGAGCGGGATGCGCGCGCGGCGGTCGAGTCGCTGCCTGGGGTGCGGTCGATCGCGATCCGCGTCGGCGGATCCGCCGCCCCGGTCGCCGCGGGGGCGCCGCTCCCCATGGCGGGGATCGGGGCGCCGGGCGCCGCGCCGTCGGGTCCCGCTGCAGGGCTCGACCCCGCGCTCGTCCCCGGCGTGCGCCACCTCGTGGCGGTGGCTTCGGGCAAAGGGGGCGTCGGAAAGTCCACCGTCGCGGTCAACCTCGCCGTGGCGCTCGCGAAGCGTGGCGCCCGCGTCGGCCTCGTCGACGCCGACATCTACGGCCCCTCGATCCCCCTGATGATGGGGGTCGACGAACGCCCCGCCCTCGACGCGAGCGGAAGCCGGCTCGTCCCCTTCGAGCGGTTCGGCGTGCGCTTCATGTCGATCGGCTTCCTGGTCGAGAAGGACCAGGCGGTGATCTGGCGCGGGCCCATGGTGATGAAGGCCGTCGAGCAGTTGCTGCGCGACGTCGCGTGGGGAGAGCTCGACGTGCTCATCGTCGACATGCCCCCCGGGACCGGGGACGCCCAGCTGACCCTCTCCCAGAAGGTCCGACTCGCGGGCGCGGTCGTCGTGACGACCCCGCAGGATGTCGCCCTTGCCGACGCGACCAAGGGGGTCGCGATGTTCCGGAAGGTGGGCGTGCCCGTGCTGGGCATCGTCGAGAACATGAGCTTTTTCACCTGCCCGCACTGCGGCGAGCGGTCGGAGATCTTCGGCCACGGAGGCGGGCGCGAGGAGGCCCGGCGCCTGGGCGTCCCCTTCCTCGGCGAGATCGAGCTCGATCCCGCGATCCGCGACGGCGGCGATGCCGGCCGACCGATCGTCGAGGCCAGCCCCGAATCCCCGCGAACCGCCGCCTTCCTCTCGATCGCCGACCACGTCCTGCAGGCGATCGGCGCGGAGGCGTCCCCTTCCCCCAAGCCCGGCGTCCTGGGTTGGATCCAGAAGTGGACCGGCGGGGGCGCGGAGGGGCGCTGAACCGGCCCGTGGCCCGCGCGGGACCCTGAGCGTATACTCCGGCGGTTTTTCCAGAGGAACGGCGTGAAGCTCCCCCCGGCCCTGGCCTTCTCCCTCCTGGCCCTTCTCCCGGCCGTCGCCGCGACCGCGGCCGAGCCCGATCCGGAGCGGGTCGTGATCGACGCGCTCGCCGCCGTCGGCACGAACATCCCCGCCCAGGCCGAGGCGCTTGCCAAGCTGGCGTGGTACGACCCCTCGGTCCCCCCGCCGGTCCGCGCCCGCGCCCGCCAGGAGCTCGTCGCCTTCGGCGCGGCCTCCATGGATGCGCTGTACCGCGCCGCCGAGACCGTGCCCCCGAAGGACCTCGCGGCCGTCGTCGAGACGCTCGTCGCGGCGCGCGTGGCCGTTCCGGGGCAGGACCCCGGCTCGTACGTGCCGGCGCTCGACGCCGCCCTCTGGCGCGGGGACCGGCTCGCTCGCGAGCGGGCCATCCCGGTCCTCGCCGTGCGCCGCTCGCGGATGAGTGTCCTCCCCATGATCGACGCCGCGATCGAGGATCCGGCGCTCCTCCCGATCGTGGTCGACGCCCTCGGCGAGATCGGCGACGACCGCGCGCGCTTCTTCCTCGATCGCGTGTTCCACGAGCGGCGCCCGGGGGTCTCCGATCAGGCCGCGGTCGCGCTCGCGCGCATCGGGAACCAGGCGCTCGAGCCGCTGCGCGACGCACTGCGCGAGCCGGATCGCGGAGTCCGCCTCGCCGCGATCCGCGCGCTGCTCCCCGTCGCGGGCGAGAGCGAGCTGACGTCCTTCTACGACTGGATCGCGGCGCACCCCGACGACGACCCGTCGCTGCTCAAGTCGGTCCGCGACGCGTGCGCGAGGATCGAGGGCT
Proteins encoded in this region:
- a CDS encoding Mrp/NBP35 family ATP-binding protein, whose translation is MPLEANDVLAALSRVRYPGFTRDIVSFGVVKDLRVEGGDVAFRVELGPGNPAVAAAIERDARAAVESLPGVRSIAIRVGGSAAPVAAGAPLPMAGIGAPGAAPSGPAAGLDPALVPGVRHLVAVASGKGGVGKSTVAVNLAVALAKRGARVGLVDADIYGPSIPLMMGVDERPALDASGSRLVPFERFGVRFMSIGFLVEKDQAVIWRGPMVMKAVEQLLRDVAWGELDVLIVDMPPGTGDAQLTLSQKVRLAGAVVVTTPQDVALADATKGVAMFRKVGVPVLGIVENMSFFTCPHCGERSEIFGHGGGREEARRLGVPFLGEIELDPAIRDGGDAGRPIVEASPESPRTAAFLSIADHVLQAIGAEASPSPKPGVLGWIQKWTGGGAEGR
- a CDS encoding HEAT repeat domain-containing protein, whose translation is MKLPPALAFSLLALLPAVAATAAEPDPERVVIDALAAVGTNIPAQAEALAKLAWYDPSVPPPVRARARQELVAFGAASMDALYRAAETVPPKDLAAVVETLVAARVAVPGQDPGSYVPALDAALWRGDRLARERAIPVLAVRRSRMSVLPMIDAAIEDPALLPIVVDALGEIGDDRARFFLDRVFHERRPGVSDQAAVALARIGNQALEPLRDALREPDRGVRLAAIRALLPVAGESELTSFYDWIAAHPDDDPSLLKSVRDACARIEGWIEMRNAAEAASSPKGP